GGCGAAGCGTTCGAGGGCGCGTCTGACGGCCTCGCCGTCGGCCGGGTCGACGGATTCGGTGTCGGAGTCGGCCATATCGACACGACGGCCCGGACGGGCAAAGCGGTGACGGAGGGTCAGGTGAGCGTCGCCGTCGGCCGGTGGGCCGAGGGCCGTGCCACCGATCCCCGCGATGGATTCACTCCGTGATGTTTAAATAGAGGCCGGGAGGTAATTCAGGTACGCTCGTGCAGGGGCACCGGGTCCCGAGTCCGACGCGACGGTTCGCGTGAGGGCGCTAGTATACAACCGCACGCTGCAAGTGCGTGTCGTGGTAGCCAAGCCTGGCCCAAGGCGCAGGGTTGCTAACTCTGTGGCGTACAGCCTCCGGGGTTCGAATCCCCGCCACGACGCTCACACCCGAATCACAGACACATGAGTGCAGAAGACCAAGACCCGGACGAGGAAGAGGAGGACATCCGCTACTTCGTCCGAATCGGCCAGACCGACCTCGACGGCACGAAGTCCGTCGAGCGGTCGCTCACCGACATGAACGGTATCGGCCATCGCGCGGCCCGCATCATCGCCGAGGAGGCCGGCATCGACCGCCGGGCTGTCTTCGGCAAACTCGACGAGGAGGACATCGACGAGATCGTCGCCCTCGTGGAGGGCTTCGCCGAGGAGGCGCCCGAGTGGCTCGTCAACCACCGGAACGACTTCTTCGCCGGCGACAGCACCCACGAGACGGGGACCGACCTCGAGATGTCCCGCCGTCAGGACATCAATCGCATGAAGATGATCGACTCCTACAAGGGCGTCCGGCACAAGCGCGGACAGAAGGTCCGCGGTCAGCGCACCAAGTCCACCGGTCGCTCCGAGGGCACCATCGGCGTCAACGTCGAGGCCATCAAAGAAGAGCAGGCCGAGGCGGCCGAAGCCGAGGGGGATGACGAATAATGGCGCTCGGTAGCAACACCAAGTTCTACGAGACGCCCAACCACCCCTACCAGGGCGAGCGCATCAGCGAGGAGTCCGCCCTGCTCGGCCAGTACGGCCTCAAGAACAAGGAGGAGCTGTGGCGCGCCCAGTCCGAGCTGCGCGCCTACCGTCGGGAGGCCCGGAAGCTGCTGGGCCAGACCGAGACCGAGGGCGCCGCCAGGGAGACCGAGGAGTTCCTCGCTCGCCTGAAGCGCATCGGCGTCCTCGACGAGACGGACTCGCTGGACGACATCCTGTCGCTGGACGTGACGGACATCCTCGAACGGCGGCTGCAGACGGTCGTCTACCGGAAGGGGCTGGCCAACACGACGAGCCAGGCCCGCCAGTTCGTCTCCCACGGTCACGTCACCGTCGAGGGCCAGCGCGTTACCCGCCCCTCGAAGAAGGTCGACGTGAGCGAGGAAGGCGCCGTCGAGTTCGATTCGACGAGCCCGCTGACGGACGAACTCCACCCCGAACGCGCGGAGGACCAATAACATGAGCGAGACCCAGGACGACAAGTGGGGTATCGCCCACGTGCACGCATCGTTCAACAACACGATCATCACGATCACCGACGAGACGGGCGCCGAGACGCTCGCCAAGTCCTCGGGCGGGACCGTCGTCAAGCAGAACCGCGACGAGGCCTCGCCGTACGCCGCCATGCAGATGGCCGAGGTCGTCGCCGAGGAAGTCCGAGCGCAGGGCGTCGAAGGAGTTCACGTCCGCGTTCGCGGTCCGGGTGGGAACCAGCAGACCAACCCCGGTCCGGGCGCACAGGCGACCATCCGCGCGCTGGCGCGAGCCGGCCTGGAGATCGGTCGCATCGAGGACGTGACCCCGATCCCGCACGACGGCACCCGCGGTCCCAAGAACGCAGGATTCTAACCATGGAGGACTACGAGGTCGAGTTCGTCGAACGCGGCGACCGGGAAGCGCGATTCCTGGTGCGGGGGATCACCCCCGCGTTCGCCAACGGCATCCGTCGCGCGATGGTCGCGGACGTGCCCACCTTCTCCATCGACGAGCTTCGCGTCGTGGAGAACTCCAGTGTGATGTTCGACGAGCAGATCGGGCTTCGACTCGGGCTGGTCCCGCTGACCACGCCCGAGGGCGAGTTCGAGATCGGCGACGAAGTGACGCTGGCGCTCGACGTAGAGGGGCCGAGCCGCGAGGAGACGACCGAGACGGTGACGGCCTACTCGGGCGACATCGTCTCCAGCGACGAGATGGTCCGACCCGCCAACGACGACATCCCGATCATCGACCTCAAGGCCGGCCAGCGCCTCGAAGCCGAGGCAGACGCCGTGCTCGACCGGGGTCGAGACCACGCAAAACACCAGGGCGGCGTGGCGGTCGGCTATCGCCACCTCCAGCGCGTCGAGGTCGTCGGTGACAAAGGCGAGTTCGCCGACGAGGAACCGCACATCATCCGCGGCGTGATCGAGGAGGACGGCGAGCTGGTCCACACCGACGAGTTCGGCAACGACCTGACACAGCGCTACCCCGGCAAAGAGATCGAAGTCGAGGACGTGTCCAACGCCTTCGTCTTCCACGTCGAGACCGACGGGTCGCTGACGGTCGACGAACTCGTGACCCGGGCGGTCGGGTCGCTGCGCGACCGCGCGGACGAACTGCGACAGTCGATCCAACTGTAACGATGCACGACACCCCTCGAACCAACGGCGTTCGCATCCGGTCGTCGGGCGGCAGTTCCGACGACCACGAGCGCCCCGCTCGTCCGGCTGGAAACGCGCGGACGGCGGACCGATCGGGCGCTGTGGGCGCCGCGATCGAAAGCGGTTTGAGGGGTGCGGTGAAACAGACGGTTGCGAGCAGGGATAGCCAAGTCAGGCCAACGGCGCAGCGTTCAGGGCGCTGTCCCGTAGGGGTCCGCAGGTTCAAATCCTGCTCCCTGCACTTTTCTAGGAGAAACGTATGAGCAAGAGCAATCCGAGACTCAGTAGCCTCATCGCTGACCTCAAGACGACCGCCCGCAACTCGGGCGGCGACGTCTGGGGCGACGTGGCCGAGCGCTTAGAGAGTCCGCGGCGCACCCACGCGGAAGTCAACCTGGGTCGCATCGAGCGATACGCCCAGGAAGACGAGACCGTGGTCGTGCCCGGCAAGGTACTCGGCAGTGGCGTCCTGCAGAAGGACGTGACCGTCGCCGCGGTCGACTTCTCCGGCACCGCCGAGAAGAAGATCGACCAGGTCGGCGAGGCGGCACCGCTAGAACAGGTACTCGAGAACAACCCCGAGGGATCGAACGTGCGGGTGATCCGATGAGCCTCGCCGAGTTCGAGGCCGACGTGGTCGTCGACGCACGTGACTGCATCCTCGGTCGCGTCGCCTCACAGGTGGCCGAGCGAGCGATGGACGGCGAGCGCGTCGCGGTGGTCAACGCCGAGGCGGCGGTCATCACCGGGAGCGAAGACGACGTGATCGGCACGTTCGAGACGCGCCGGGAGCTGGGCTCCGACCAGGGGCCGGCCTACCCGAAGCGACCGGACGGCATCCTCAAGCGGTCGATCCGCGGCATGGTGCCCTACAAGACGACGCGCGGTCGCGACGCGTTCGAGAACGTCCGCGTCTACGTGGGCAACCCCTACGACGACGACGGCGAGGTGCTCGAGGGCACCTCGCTGGACCGACTGTCGAACATCAAGTTCGTCTCGCTCGGCGAGATCAGCGAGGCGCTGGGAGCCAACAACACATGGTAACGAACACTTCGGGAAAGAAGAAGACGGCCGTGGCCCGCGCGACGATCCGCGAGGGCGAGGGTCGCGTGCGTATCAACGCACAGCCAGTCGAGTTGACCGAGCCGGAGCTGGCCCAGCTGAAGATGCTCGAACCGTTCCGCCTGGCCGACGACGACCTCCGCGAGGGCGTCGACGTCGAGGTGGACGTGCAGGGTGGCGGCGTGATGGGGCAGGCCGACGCGGCCCGCACCGCCATCGCCCGCGGGCTGGTCCAGCACACCAACGACGCCGAGCTGCGCGACGCCTTCATGGAGTTCGACCGGTCGCTGCTGGTCAACGACGTACGCCAGAGCGAGTCCAAGAAGTGGGGCGGCCCCGGCGCACGGGCCCGCTACCAGAAGTCCTACCGGTGATCTCGCCATGATGGTCCCGGTCCGGTGTTTCACGTGCGGCAACGTCGTCGGCGAACACTGGGAGGAGTTCAAGGCTCGCACCCGCGAAGCCGAGGAGCCCGAGGACCCGGAGAAGGTCCTCGACGACCTGGGCGTCGAACGGCACTGCTGCCGGCGGATGCTCGTCTCGCACAAGGACCTAGTCGACATCGTCGCACCCTACCAATGAGCCAATCGTACAACCGCTACGAGAAAGCCCGCATCATCGGCGCGCGAGCGCTGCAGGTAGCCTACGGGGCGCCCGTGCTCGTCGACACCGAGCAGACCCAGCCCATCCTGATCGCCGCCGAGGAGTACGACTCCGGTGCACTGCCGTTCACCGTCCGTCGGGGTGAGCGATGACGCTCGTCACCGACGTGCGGCTGCGCCGCGTGCTCGACTCGCGGGGCAACGCCACCGTCGAGGCCGACGTGCTGACCGAGGAGGGCGGCTTCGGTCGCGCAGCCGCACCGAGCGGCGCCTCCACCGGCGAGTACGAGGCCATCGAGCTGCCGGCCGCCGAGGCCATCGCGAAGGCTCGCGAGGACGCGATCCCCCGACTCGTCGGGGAAGTCCACGCGGGCAACCAGCGCGAGGTCGACGCGGCGCTGGCTGCCGCCGACGGCACCGACGACTTCTCGGGTATCGGCGCCAACAGCGCGGTCGCCATCTCGATGGCCGCCGCGAAGGCCGGTGCCAGCGTG
This DNA window, taken from Halosimplex litoreum, encodes the following:
- a CDS encoding 30S ribosomal protein S13, coding for MSAEDQDPDEEEEDIRYFVRIGQTDLDGTKSVERSLTDMNGIGHRAARIIAEEAGIDRRAVFGKLDEEDIDEIVALVEGFAEEAPEWLVNHRNDFFAGDSTHETGTDLEMSRRQDINRMKMIDSYKGVRHKRGQKVRGQRTKSTGRSEGTIGVNVEAIKEEQAEAAEAEGDDE
- a CDS encoding 30S ribosomal protein S4, whose amino-acid sequence is MALGSNTKFYETPNHPYQGERISEESALLGQYGLKNKEELWRAQSELRAYRREARKLLGQTETEGAARETEEFLARLKRIGVLDETDSLDDILSLDVTDILERRLQTVVYRKGLANTTSQARQFVSHGHVTVEGQRVTRPSKKVDVSEEGAVEFDSTSPLTDELHPERAEDQ
- a CDS encoding 30S ribosomal protein S11, whose amino-acid sequence is MSETQDDKWGIAHVHASFNNTIITITDETGAETLAKSSGGTVVKQNRDEASPYAAMQMAEVVAEEVRAQGVEGVHVRVRGPGGNQQTNPGPGAQATIRALARAGLEIGRIEDVTPIPHDGTRGPKNAGF
- a CDS encoding DNA-directed RNA polymerase subunit D: MEDYEVEFVERGDREARFLVRGITPAFANGIRRAMVADVPTFSIDELRVVENSSVMFDEQIGLRLGLVPLTTPEGEFEIGDEVTLALDVEGPSREETTETVTAYSGDIVSSDEMVRPANDDIPIIDLKAGQRLEAEADAVLDRGRDHAKHQGGVAVGYRHLQRVEVVGDKGEFADEEPHIIRGVIEEDGELVHTDEFGNDLTQRYPGKEIEVEDVSNAFVFHVETDGSLTVDELVTRAVGSLRDRADELRQSIQL
- a CDS encoding 50S ribosomal protein L18e, giving the protein MSKSNPRLSSLIADLKTTARNSGGDVWGDVAERLESPRRTHAEVNLGRIERYAQEDETVVVPGKVLGSGVLQKDVTVAAVDFSGTAEKKIDQVGEAAPLEQVLENNPEGSNVRVIR
- a CDS encoding 50S ribosomal protein L13, with protein sequence MSLAEFEADVVVDARDCILGRVASQVAERAMDGERVAVVNAEAAVITGSEDDVIGTFETRRELGSDQGPAYPKRPDGILKRSIRGMVPYKTTRGRDAFENVRVYVGNPYDDDGEVLEGTSLDRLSNIKFVSLGEISEALGANNTW
- a CDS encoding 30S ribosomal protein S9 → MVTNTSGKKKTAVARATIREGEGRVRINAQPVELTEPELAQLKMLEPFRLADDDLREGVDVEVDVQGGGVMGQADAARTAIARGLVQHTNDAELRDAFMEFDRSLLVNDVRQSESKKWGGPGARARYQKSYR
- a CDS encoding DNA-directed RNA polymerase subunit N, with the translated sequence MMVPVRCFTCGNVVGEHWEEFKARTREAEEPEDPEKVLDDLGVERHCCRRMLVSHKDLVDIVAPYQ
- a CDS encoding DNA-directed RNA polymerase subunit K, with the translated sequence MSQSYNRYEKARIIGARALQVAYGAPVLVDTEQTQPILIAAEEYDSGALPFTVRRGER